Proteins encoded by one window of Mustelus asterias unplaced genomic scaffold, sMusAst1.hap1.1 HAP1_SCAFFOLD_150, whole genome shotgun sequence:
- the LOC144484994 gene encoding uncharacterized protein LOC144484994, whose translation MCSVCGQDFNQSSDLWEHNCSHNREMGWKCEDCGKEFNYPSLLETHRRSHTGERPFICSQCGKRFTQLSSLHIHQRTHAEERPFTCSQCGKGFNQSSNLATHQRVHTGEKPFTCSECGKGFSHSSTLLIHQRTHTQERPFTCSQCGKGFADSSTLLKHQRVHTGERPFTCSQCGKGFAQSATLFTHQRIHTGERPFTCSVCGKGFSRSSTLLTHQRVHTGEKPFICSVCGKGFNHSSNRAIHQRIHTEERPFTCSVCEKGFNQSSKLAIHQRVHTGERPFTCLQCGKGYVTSSNLLTHQRIHN comes from the coding sequence atgtgttctgtttgtggacaagacttcaaccaatcatctgacctttgggaacataattgcagtcacaacagggagatggGATGGAagtgtgaggattgtgggaaggaattcaattacccatccctgctggaaactcatcgacgcagtcacactggtgagaggccattcatctgctctcagtgtgggaagagattcactcagttatccagcttacatatacaccagaggactcatgctgaggagaggccgtttacctgctcccaatgtgggaagggattcaatcagtcatccaatctagcaacacaccagcgagttcatactggggagaaaccgttcacctgctctgaatgtgggaagggattttctcactcatccactctgctgatacaccagcgaactcacactcaggagaggccattcacttgctcccagtgtgggaagggatttgctgactCATCTACTttgttgaaacaccagcgagttcacactggggagaggccattcacctgttcccagtgtggaaagggatttgctcagtcagccaccttgttcacacaccagcgaattcacactggggagaggccattcacctgctctgtgtgtgggaaaggattcagtcggtcatcaactctgctgacacaccagcgagttcacactggggagaaaccattcatctgctctgtgtgtgggaaaggattcaatcactCATCCAACCGAGCAAtacaccagcgaatccacacagaggagaggccattcacctgctctgtgtgtgagaagggattcaatcagtcgtCTAAACTAGCAAtacatcagcgggttcacactggggagaggccattcacctgcttgcagtgtgggaagggatacgttACCTCGTCGAATCTTCTgacgcaccagcgaattcacaactAA